A segment of the Melopsittacus undulatus isolate bMelUnd1 chromosome 13, bMelUnd1.mat.Z, whole genome shotgun sequence genome:
CCaccttggccagcagcagcagcgtgCGGCCGGTGCGAGCATCAGCGTGAGCATCCCGCAGGTGGAAGAGCTTGGGGGTCATGATGGCCGGAGAGAAGAAGCGGAGGCAAAGGAAGCTGGTGACAGCCACGAACTTGATGTGCTGCAGACAACAAGGTGTAGGGGGGGAGTCTGTCCCAGCACAGGACAGCCCCCGGCACTGCATGGACCATTGAGTGAGGGACATGGAgtcatgggatggtttgggttgaagggaccttaaagctcatccagctccaacccctgccatgggcagggacaccttccactggagcagctgctccaagcccctgtgtccaacctggccttgaacactgccagggatggggcagccacgtCTAACCCtcacttcctccttatatccaacctaaccTCCCATctcagtctgaacccatcaccccttgtcctatcgctacagtccctgatgaagagcccctccccagcaccattgaagccccccttcagatccttGCTATTGgtccagcacagccccactgtCCCCCTTGCACCTCAtccctggggctgccccatgcccaATAGGGACCCCATCAACCAGAGCCAGGGACTGCCCCTGTTCAACCCCAGCCCAACCTGGTGCTGTGGGAAGCGCTCCCCGACACGCTGGAAGAGCAGCCGGAATGCAGCACGGATAACGGGGGGACACATGGGAGCCGACCTGACGATGgcatccagcagctcctgcaggtaGGACTGGAGGTGCTGCCGGCCCTGCTCAATCACCTCACCCTCCGTCTGCACCCGGTGCAGACCCGAGCACCTGCGGGCACCGTCATTGTCACCCCATGGCCAGggtcccccctgccccatggccccATGCACCCCTTACCCAACATCTTTGGTCTCCACCTTGCCGGGGTCCAGCTCCACGTGCTTCTTCTCCTCGAACACGCGGTTGATGGTGGGGCCCAGGACAGTATGCAGGTACGGCAGCCCCGTCACCTGCAGAGGGACCACgcagggatgctgatgggggGCACAGCACAGGTCTGGCACCACCACCTCCCAGGTGAGGCCAGCCCAGAGCCGGGTTTCAGGCACTGCGGCACCTTCAGGAAGGACTCCATTGACTTGGAGGCCAGGGAGTTGCTCCGGAACAAAGTGTTGGGCTCACCTGCAAGACAGGAGAGGGTCTGAGCCTGGGGGATGGGCACAGCTCACCCACCAGGCAGCTGCAGTCATGGGGTTACCTCTATGGGCTGCACCTTCCAGCCCCAGCCATGTCCATGGGATTCCCTCACCCCAAACCAGTTGCTCCTGCACCAGCCTCAGCCCAGGAGCTGCTCGGGATGGACCCAGGGATGCCCACCCAGAGCACAGGGCATGGGCTGAACctcaaccagcacccccagaaATCACCACACGAGGTCCTGGAGGTTCTGCAGCCCCAGGAGATGGTTGGAAGCCTCCAGATCCGCTCCCGTCTTACAGGGCTTGGCCAGCTCCAACTCGAAGAGCAGGTCCAGGAGCTCCTTGACCAGCCCTTGGCCCAGGAAGAGTTTGACCAGGCTGATGGAGACCTCCTGCCGGCACTCGGCTGTGGTGGCTTCATCCAGGAGCGTGACCAGATGCACTCGTCCATCCTggtggggacaggcagggagaTGCCATGGGAGGGAtcaccctggggctgggggcagagggGGCTTCGTGTGGAGCCTCACCTGGAGCCCTGACTGCACCTcctggcacagcagctgcaccagcGGCCGGTAGCAGTGTGAGGGCAGCACAGTCTCATCCCgcagcctcagctgcagctgcagcgaGCCCAGGCTGCAGCGGCGCCTGCGGGCACGGGGGTGGGAGGGATGGGCACAGAGGAGGGTGAGGGGAGAGGTGGGTGGGTGGGTAGATAGGGGGGGAGATAGAGAGGTAGGTAGGTGGGTGGATAGATAGAAGGGTGGGTAGACGGATAGATACATAGGTGGGTAGATGGGTAGATACACAGATAGATGGGTAGATCGGtagatggatagatagatagataaacAGACAGATAGATAGCCAGATAGATGGCCAGATAGATAaacagatagatagatagacagatagatggACAGATAGATGGACAGATAGATAAACAGACAGATAGATAAACAgacagatagatagacagacagACATAGATGGGTACATGGGTAGGCAGGCTGAAGTACTTCACCAAGCAGGACATGGCCCAACAGCCCAGGGAAGCCCGGGCACACCGATGGGGCTGCCCTGTACTTCCCCCTGTCCCAGACCACAGCACACCCAggagtgatgctgctgcacacagcagcccctccccagccccccTATGGCACCGGGACCACCCCAGACCCCTGTGCCCACACTCACCCGTCCTCCCTCGCTTTGGATGCATCCGGCCGCAGCCTGAACCAGCCCTCATCCTGCCCGGCCTCCGCCAGCCCCTGCACCCCGAAcaccacctgcagcagcagcagcacccatagCCCTGAGCACACACGGGGCAGGGATGGGTCCCTGTCTCCGAgtgggcagcagggatgggctCGGGGCTCACCTTGCCCAGGAAGTCGTTCTTGCCCACCAGGTCCCAGTCCCACACCTCCACACACAGCTTCTCCCCAGCAGGCTCGGCCAGCTCGAACTCAAAGGTCTCATTCCAGCGTGGGTAGCAGGACCTCTTCACCACCTGCAAAGGCAATGGcatcattcccatccccatccccatccccgtccCCATCCAACAACCCTTGGGAACACTGGGCCTTCCCAGTGGGATGGTTTCTCCAGCTGGAATTGTACTCACCGTGCTCTCCTGTGTCTTCCCATTGTAGCGCAAGCGGACAAAGGGGTCAGAGGCACCATTCCGGTCCTTCCTGGCCAAATCCCTGCCGAGAAGAGGGGGAATTTAACAGCAGCTACACTATGGGCACCCACTGCCCTCCTCGGCTCCCCAGCATcataaggcactggaatgggttgcccaaagaagtggtaaatgccccatccctgcagtgttcaaggccagggtggacactggggcttggagcagctgctccagtgattGGAgatggatgagctttgaggtcccttccaacccaaaccattccatgcttCTATCTGCAGATGCACACCCTATGGAGGAGCAGATGAGGTGGACCCTGCCCCAGTATCCCCATTGGGTAGAGGATGCTCTGCACCCAAGGGCAGGTACCGGAGAACACCCTGATTCCAATGGGAAAACCAAGTCATGGACACATCCCCACTGCACACAGGGACCCggtccccatcccctcctcacCTGGCCTCCAGCACAGCGCAGCGCAGCCGCCGGCCTGGGCCCCCCACCACCTCCACCCGCAGGTGGATCTCCCCCTGCACCTCCTCATCGGGATCCACCTCACTGAGGCTCATCCAGCCGCTGTATCCTGTGGGAAAGGGTGACCCTCATGGGGGATCATTGAGGGGACTGTGGGGTCCTGCTCATcacagggatgggagatgggtCCTGACCAATCACCCATCACCTTACCCTTGGGGTGCTCTGCCAGCATGTCCCGGGTGATGCAGACCTTCCCGATAACATCATCGCGGCTGGAGAACAAAAGCCGGGAGCAGGACATGGTGTGGGGTCAGGAATGGAATGGAGCCCACTTGCTCCGCCAGGGGCATCAGTGTGTCTGTCCCCATGGAGCACCTCAGCCACCCTTTGCACAGAGGCAGCCAAAGCCACCAATGTCCCACAGCCAACCTGCCTGTACCTGAGCGCATCCTCATCCATGACGTAGATGGAGATGCTGTGGAAGGTGGGATGGAGATGCACCTCGTATTCCTCCCCCCAGAACGGGGACAGCGTCTTCCACACCGTGGCAGTCCTATGGGGGAGATGGCACTGGTGATGGAGGGGATGAGGCTCTCCCCACTTCCCCAGCCCTATGAGCTGCCCATGACACAGAGCTGGGGGCAGCACCCACAGATCTGAACACTCaggtggggcaggggatggatTCCTGTCACTGTTCTGTGGCTGTGAGCTGTGCCTGGAGTTAattcatagattcatagaatcatttagcttggaaaagacctttaagatcatcgagtccaactgtgaacccagcactgccaagttcaGCACTAAACCATGCCCTTGAGCACCACACCTATAttaaggaataataataattagtTGCATTATTATAATACTCTTATTAATAATAACATAATAATACTCTTATTAATAATAACATAATAATACTCTTATTAATAACaatataatagtaataaaatataatcctagtaataatgatgatgatgataatagGCCTGCAGCAGGGTGGCTGCAAGAGCCCCCAGGAGCAGTGTGTGCCAGCCCATCTGAGGACCAGCCAGGGCCATGGAGCCACTCACCTGATGATGGCTTCATCATCGACCTTCACGATGCAGTACGGGTcgctgctccctgtgctggaaGGACAGGGCACGGCTCTGTCAGGGCCACCAGCCATGGCCCTGGCCCCGTACCCCAACCCCATGGTGATGGGCAACCAAAGCCTTCAGCCCTGGCAAATCACCCTGTAGATAGATGGGGACCTCACAAGTGCCCCTTGCAGGGACTGTGGGGGCTGGAAAGGCAATGTGGTGACCCCGCTTTGCTCTCAGCCCATAGAACACATCCCTGAGTGTGTCCGGTCACCACATCCCGCTGGCAGCCAGCAGAGGTTTTCCTCTGCCAGATGGGAAGAACGagaacaaacaaacccaccccTTCCCTGAACCGGCTCCAGGCACCCGCAGCCCCATTGCACTGGGAGAGAGGCCACGGCAGCCCCAGGCACACCCGGAGCCCTGACACCttcacagggatggggacatccccagggatgcagagggTGACAAGGGCAGGCAGTAGAGCTGTTGGCAGCCACCTCGATGCTCTGACCCCACTTCCTCCCTGTGGACATCATGAATCATggctcctgagctgctgcttcacagcTTATTGCCCCGGAGCATCAGAAAGGAGGtgactgctgcaggcagggaccgCAAGCATAGAGCGATGTCCCCATCCCAAAACCAGGCCAAACCCAGGGAGGCTGAGAGCCaactgctgggggggggggggattaaAGGGATTTAAGGATTTAAGATATTGAAAGCGTTTGGGGTGGTTTGTGCCCTCCCAAACACGGGTGTAGGGGGGTCTGTGCTGTGCATCCTGGGTACCACttcagcatccccatccccaggcaGCTCCATCACCTTGGTCCACgcaggatgcaggcaggtggccaagagcagctctgctcccaccacCCTCTGCAGAGGATTTTAATGAGAGCGTCGTTAACTGGAGCCTGTCGCTGACATTTCCTGCCTCATGCAAACCATGGGgcgggcagggagcaggcaggcagaaagGGAACATCTGCCTGCTCCAGCCGTGCCCAGCAACGCAGGCAGGCTTCAGATGGGAGCTGCTTGATGCTGACAGCAGGAAAGCCTTGTCCCTGACACGGGGGTGTTCCAGCACATGGGCTGCTCCATGGGTGCCATGAGCCATGTGAAAAGGGGAAGGTTGGgctttaaaaagaggaaatgaagatAGAAGTTTAAAACCTCATAGCACAGTATgaataaaggggggggggggggggggggggggggggggggggggggggagaaacgTGTGTGATCCCTGCTGCCATCCACCCCAGCACTGGGGGCTGAGGATGGGATCTGTGATTAAGCATCCACTGGTGCAGTGGTGCTGCTCTGTCCAGCCCTTGGGAATGGGGGGCAGTAAAATACAATCAGATCAGGTTATTTCCCTTGCTTTCCTGCAACgggaaggcagggaaaggaTTGTGAAGCACTCAGCTGGGAGGGGGCTGATCCTAGGGGGGGGACACTGGGGCAGAACGCacccagggctgagctggagctgctgcagctcttcctgctcGCCCAGATTCTGGCACTGGAgtttggcagcagcaggagcaggtttcCTGCCTCTTTATGGGCAGTTCCATGGTTTCATGGCTGCACGGTGCCAAGCTCGGCATAGGGCAGGCGCTGGCGTGGAAGGCAAAACCAAGCAGCAGCCCTTTGGTAGCAGGGGGAGATGGGAGACACATGGGCACGGCCAGTGGGGAGCGTGGCACTGAACCCCACTGCAGTCACCgggatgctggtggtggtggcacAGCTCCTTGGGGCAGGGACAGTCACAAATCACAGCAACAGCACCAGAATCCTGTCCCTGTGCTGaaccctgcaggagctgggggggggcacaagggTTTGGGGGTGCCCCGAatcctgtccctgtgctgggagggtccctgcaggagctgggggggggggggaccacAAGGGTCTGGGGGTGCCCCATGACCCACGGGTGCTTCCGACCTGCACACACCCGCAGAGGGATTCCCGCTGTGATCCCAAAGGCGGTGCCAGGATGGAGCCAAGGAACAGGCTCCCACCCCGAGGAGGGGGACGGCGGTCAAGGTCAGGCTGCAGAGGGTGATCCTGCCCGGATCCGGCGCTCGggtttccctctcccttcccagaGCCACGTCCCAAAGGCACCGGTCCGGAAAGCTCCGCTCAGGGCGTTATTGCACAGCGGCAACAGGCTCCTAAACCCCATAACGCCCTCTGAAGCGGAGCTGCCCGCAGGGAGCTGAGCCAAAGGGATTTAAAACCCAGGCTCTGACACACGggatttaaaaaaggaaaggggaaaaaacaaaagtcatgtttctttccttgtttatcCTCTTTTTCCATGACGGCTGCAGggatttttgctgcttttccgGGAGCCCTGACCCTGCCCGGCTGCTGAGTGCTCCTCAACAGCCTCCTGTTGTCTTGAGCTGCCCCTCAATCCCACCCCAACACTGTCCCCACATCCTCCCACATAAGGGTCAGGGTGATGAGGATAACGCTGGGATACGTGGAGGAAAAGCCGGACCCAAAGGGCTGCCAGCAGATCCCCCCCGACCACAGCCAGGCTTCAGCCAGGGGGAGGAACGGAGCCAGGGTCCTCGCAGCTCCTTTTGGGGTCCCTGCAAAGGGcccagctgcaggcagtgggGTGCGTGGTGGGGACAGCCCTGCCGCAGGGCAGCACAAGGGGAGTCCCCCAAAGAGGCAGTACTGCTTGGGGTGCCCTGAAGCACTGCTTGGGACACCACACACAGCACTGGGTGCTCCTAGGAGGAACCTCAGAGCCATCCCAGAGGGCACCCCCATATCAAGGGGTACATCACAGCTCTCCTGAGGGGCCCCAAAGCACTGCTGGGGGCACTCAAAGGGAAACCCCAATACAATACAGCCCCAAAGCCACCCTGTGGAGAACCCCCATTGCTGTGTGAACACCCCAAAGCCATCCTAGAGGGAACCCCCCGAACACAATCCCTGCTGTGGGGACCCCCAGCCATCCTGAAGAAGCCCTTAAAGCTGTGGGGACACCACAAAGCcaccgtgtgtgtgtgtgtgtggggaaaccCCGATGCAAGGGGCATCGCAAAGCCACCCTAAGGACACCCCCAGAGCACACTCACTGCTGGGGCACAGCGCCCAGGGTGTCCCCAGCACACAGGGACCTGTTGCCCGGACCCCCCGTGCAGGAGGGCTCCCCCCAGGGCAGGctcccccccagacccccccgGGGCACTCACATGTCCTTAGCGGGCAGGTTCTTGCCCTCCACGATGCGGATGGAGAGCGCACAGCGCTGGGCCATGGCGATGGGCAGCGGAGCGCGACGGACCCGACGGCAGCCTCGAACCGGCGGCTGCCCCAGCCCCGAGCCCATGTGCGGGCCGGCGCAGCAGGCAGCCAATCAGAGCGCGGGGCGGgaggagggggcgtggctttcGAGTGGGCGTGACAGGGGAGTGTGGGCGTGGCTTGTGTGTTGTGGGCGGGGCTTGGGATCCCCTACGCGATGGTTACCGCTCGGTGTCGggttcccctgcagccctcGGGTACCGGAGCTCAGCCCGGCCCTTAAGGACGGCCCCACACCGGGTTCCTGCTGCCCCCGCACCCCATTGACCCCCGCGGTGCGCCCCCGCCGCTCCCCGTGCCCCAAACCCACCTTGACCCTTTCTTACTCAGTTAATCCCACACAGCTGCAGCGCTCGGAGGGGCCGGTGGCATTTCGGGGGTGCCAGCGGTAGAGAAGGGGAGATGGGGAACCCCAACTGCAAGAGCAGCGCTGGGGCTGAGCGCCGTGCTGGCAGACACCGCTGGTCCTTGGCATTTGCGCCTGGACACCGCAGTGACACCATAGGGACATCACGGCGGCTCCACAGGGACACTATGGGGACACGCTGCCCCGTCCGCTTCCCCCGCACATGGAACAAGGGACAAGGACCCCTGCCGTCATCGCTCACACCTCCCCGGgtgccagctccagccctgcacaggCTCAGGGCCATATGTCCCATCCCCAGCAGGATGAGACCCTCTAGTGCTGAGGACAAGCAGGGCAGAGAACTGCAGCCCCCTTTTAAGTGGACTCAGGGTGGgtgtgcatatacatatacacggcatacatatacacatcacatacatatacacatcccatacatatacacaccacatacatatacacaccaCATACATATAAACATCACATGCATATACACaccacacacatatacacaccacgtacatacacacaccacacacatatacacaccacatacatatacacatcacacacatacacacatcaCGATCCCGAGGGAGGGGGGGACCGACCGTGGGGCTGCCCTGGGAGCACAGCCTGCGTGGAAACACGGGGGGGTaatggatgtgtgtgtgtgtatgtgacatgtacatgtgtgtgtgtgtgacgtgtacatgtgtgtatatatgtgtgtgtgtgtgatgtttATATGTATGTGGTGTTTGTATGTATGTGGTGTATATGTATGtgatgtgtatatgtatatgcacacCCACCCTGAGTCCACTTAAAGGGGGCTGCGGTCCTCTGCCCTGCTTGTCCTCAGCACTAGAGGGTCTCATCCTGCCCAGGCTGTAGGATCCAGGCCCCACAGCCTGACACAGCACCAGTAACGCTGCACCAGgaccccacagctcccagttACAGGATCGGACCCCCGACCCTGGTGCAGGATCAGGCCCCGCTGCCATCTCGTGGCTGGCGGGGGaacaccagcagcacccaggaaGGATTGGGCCGGCTCTGGATGAAGGAGCCCCTGGTCTGGGCTCGGGGAAGGGGGAATCACTGCGGGGCGAAGGCGAATGGGGACAAACCCCTTTGTACCCACACCCCCACTCCTGGGGGCACTTCGGTGCCTCTCACCCCAGCCCCGGGGCTGTTGGGGGTCAGGATCCTCTCTCTGCCGCACCCCGCAGGGGAACTGCCCCATCCAAAGCGGATGCAGGTGACGCCACATTCCCTAAGCTGGGTGTGAAAAACGCTTCTTCCACTCCAGAGCATCGCGAGGCCGcacccagggatggggctcagAGCCCCGGGGGGGCACATTGGGATGGGGCTCAGAGCTCCGGGGGGGCACATTGGGATGGGGCTCAGAGCCCCGGGGGGGCACATTGGGATGGGGCTCAGAGCCCCGGGGGGGCACATTGGGATGGGGTTGCCGGGGGGGCATTCCCGGGGGCAGGAATCACGCACAGGAGGCAGAGGCTGGGCCCAAAGCATGCAGAAAAGCCTTTAATGTCGGGCTCCAGTACAGCTCCAGCCGTACACAGGAGGCGGTGGGCATcgtgtgtggggcaggagcgTGGGGCAGCAGAGGGGCTCAGAGCCGGGAGGGGGGGTGATCATAGACGTGGTGTGTGTTGTAC
Coding sequences within it:
- the LOC101869303 gene encoding ras GTPase-activating protein 4, translated to MAQRCALSIRIVEGKNLPAKDITGSSDPYCIVKVDDEAIIRTATVWKTLSPFWGEEYEVHLHPTFHSISIYVMDEDALSRDDVIGKVCITRDMLAEHPKGYSGWMSLSEVDPDEEVQGEIHLRVEVVGGPGRRLRCAVLEARDLARKDRNGASDPFVRLRYNGKTQESTVVKRSCYPRWNETFEFELAEPAGEKLCVEVWDWDLVGKNDFLGKVVFGVQGLAEAGQDEGWFRLRPDASKAREDGRRCSLGSLQLQLRLRDETVLPSHCYRPLVQLLCQEVQSGLQDGRVHLVTLLDEATTAECRQEVSISLVKLFLGQGLVKELLDLLFELELAKPCEPNTLFRSNSLASKSMESFLKVTGLPYLHTVLGPTINRVFEEKKHVELDPGKVETKDVGCSGLHRVQTEGEVIEQGRQHLQSYLQELLDAIVRSAPMCPPVIRAAFRLLFQRVGERFPQHQHIKFVAVTSFLCLRFFSPAIMTPKLFHLRDAHADARTGRTLLLLAKAIQMVGNMEPAAGRAKEQWLAPLLPTLQEGITRMKDFITRLVEMEEEEEEEGEGRPLPPPSAVLKEGLLFVHKTRGKGPLLSAASRKLHFCLTGESLSFSKSPGAEHCGAIALHDILAAEKVEEKSFGSSHVMQVVYMDAGGQQETAYLQCKCVNELNQWLSALRKVCGNNPRVLRAYHPGVFRGDKWSCCHQRDRMGPGCDRTRHGVTLQDWSDPMEPAVEAQRLFHHLQGLRDTLREKYWELLSGTQNGTQEGRWCWGCCGAGGAVGGAGGAVGGAPLPEGLRRLFGVLGELESCHRQAQPPAPPAPALLQLQT